Below is a window of Perca fluviatilis chromosome 6, GENO_Pfluv_1.0, whole genome shotgun sequence DNA.
tattattttttttttcttttccctaaACTGAAATGTGAAATGCTCCCAAACCTTAAATAGACATCATCTTCAGTTAACCTTCAgttatactttgtatatcattGTGCTTTTTGAGTTctctaatttatttattttttttcctcccagGGCATGTCTCTGAACTTGGAGCCCGACAACGTTGGTGTTGTGGTGTTCGGTAACGACAAGCTGATCAAGGAGGGTGACATTGTGAAGAGGACTGGTGCCATTGTGGATGTCCCTGTTGGTGAGGAGCTGCTCGGCCGCGTGGTGGACGCTCTGGGAAATGCCATCGATGGAAAGGTCACTTGTGCCACTTTAACTTGTGTTTTTAAATAGAAACATTGTTTTCCCTCTCTTCTAATTACTTGAGTATatgtgtaactgtaactgttatttattaaaacaaataatacataaaattCCAGTTTTGGTCAAAGTAACACAAAGCATTGTTGCTTGTTTACATTAAATGGCTTTATTGGCACACTtgtcagcatcttgatatgtcGGTTCATCTTTTAAAATGCATATTTACTTTTTCTCAGGGTCCTCTTGGCTCCAGCATCCGTAGGCGTGTGGGTCTGAAGGCTCCTGGTATCATTCCCCGTATCTCTGTGAGGGAACCCATGCAGACTGGAATCAAGGCTGTGGACAGCCTGGTGCCCATTGGCAGAGGCCAGCGTGAGCTGATCATTGGTGACAGGCAGACCGGGTAAATACTTTGGAATAGATATGTACTTTATTTGGACATACAACCATTCCATGGATTAATGATAGCCAATGCTTTGCAAAAATtggtaatgattttttttttttttttttttgtttaaatctaTCTCTCAATTTCCAGCAAAACTGCCATTGCCATTGACACAATCATCAACCAGAAGCGCTTCAATGAGGGAACTGACGAGAAGAAGAAGCTGTACTGCATCTACGTCGCCATCGGGCAGAAGAGATCCACTGTTGCTCAGCTGGTGAAGAGGCTGACTGATGCTGATGCCATGAAGTATACCATCGTGGTCTCTGCCACTGCCTCTGATGCTGCTCCTCTGCAGTACCTGGCCCCATACTCTGGCTGCTCCATGGGAGAGTACTTCAGAGACAACGGCAAGCACGCCCTGATCATCTATGATGATCTGTCCAAGCAGGTGAGGACTCAGATTGCTGTTGTAATTAAAACTGAATACCCTGTAAAAGGTTGCCCGTGATTCCAGTTAAAtatatatgatgatgatgtaatTGTGGCAGTATTCCCAAGTGCAACCATGataaattaacttttttcccTTCCTCCACTCAGGCTGTTGCCTACCGTCAGATGTCCCTGCTGCTGCGTCGTCCTCCTGGTCGTGAGGCTTACCCCGGTGATGTGTTCTACCTGCACTCCCGTCTGCTGGAGAGAGCTGCCAAGATGAACGACAACTTCGGCGGCGGCTCCCTCACCGCCCTGCCCGTCATCGAGACCCAGGCCGGTGATGTGTCTGCCTACATCCCCACCAACGTCATCTCCATCACAGACGGACAGGTTTGTCAAATTGTCCTAAATTGTTGGTTGTGTTTTGGCTCATATATGAAACCTTCTTCATTAgaatgttattgtattgtaataTTTTATCTGCTTGCTGTAGATCTTCTTGGAGACTGAGCTGTTTTACAAGGGTATCCGCCCAGCTATCAACGTGGGTCTGTCTGTGTCCAGAGTAGGCTCTGCTGCCCAGACCAAAGCCATGAAGCAGgtatcttgtgtttttttttttttttttttttttaaatatttttttcccccaatttGGACAccctaaagtttttttttttttttttttttttttaacaaatcctGCATTCCATTGAATAAAGGCTGCAATCTCCAGCAttataaatcattttatttctaccCTTTAGGTGGCCGGTACCATGAAGCTGGAGCTGGCTCAGTACCGTGAGGTGGCTGCCTTCGCCCAGTTCGGCTCTGACCTGGACGCTGCCACCCAGCAGCTTCTTAACAGGGGTGTCAGGCTCACTGAACTGCTTAAACAGGGACAGTATTGTAAGTGTCAGTTTCTTTAACAATTTGTTTCCCAAGAAGTGTAATAGAAATGCCAAGCTTGTAttgtatgtctttttttaaatgcaaaactCAACTCTTGTCTCCCCCCTCCAGGCCCCATGGCCATTGAGGAGCAGGTAACAGTCATCTATGCTGGTGTCAGGGGTCACTTGGACAAGATGGAGCCCAGCAAAATCACAAAGTTCGAGAAGGCTTTCCTGCAGCACGTCCTCAGCCAGCACCAGGACCTGCTTGCCGCAATCAGGTGAGATAGATTTTTCAGCCACAATGTCTGAACAATTAACATGGGTATTTATATaagttttaatttgacttgacctgtttctgttttttagaGCTGAAGGCCATATCTCAGAGGCATCAGATGCTAAACTGAAGCAGATTGTACTGAGCTTCCTGTCTAGTTTTGAGTAATGGATAGCACTTCTCTTGATCTTCAGTGAGCTACCTGTCTGTGTCCCCATTATGCTTATACATGTGAACACACTGAAGGCCAAAACCTCCATGTACAGATTTCTCCAAATAAAATTTTACAACCCTAATGAGCTGTAAAATTCTTCTGATTGTGCGCTTAACTACCGTAAGTTAAGTTTGTGAGCTGTGAGCAGATTTCACCAGTGGCAGAAAAGTAATACAAACAATACTTTTCTTTAAACGCATCTAATGTGTAATTTGAGTATTTTAGTGTACCAAAATATAAAGGTAACGTGCATAACGGGCCGCATACCACAGTCTTTAATTCTGTTTACTGTAACAGTTGTTCATAAGCGCATTATATTTAAGAGGGCAAATGAGTGTTGAGAAGTGTCTGTTTTGCTCCTCACTGTTTTCAGAGGATGGAAGGACTGTAGGCCCAGTTTCTCAACTGTGGGTGAACTGTTTGATACTATGGTAATAAATTCAGTGACACTGTCACACATCAAATCCATCTTGTATTGTCCTGTGTTATATCTTCTGAGACTGCTCCCAACCATTTGACTTTGAAGTGACTACAGTGATATTTAGAGACTTGCGGCCGAAGTCTGTCCTGCCAAATCAATACTAGATTCCATCATTCACATagcacatttattttatacatttgaaACAGTAATAGATCTTGTGTCTTTTCTGCAAAAGCTGACAATTGTCTAAGTAGGGTTGCAACAAACAACCTTTTGGTCTTGTCCTGTGCTCAGACTACAATGAAAATCTGTCCGGCAGCTCTACAGCAGTGtgcattaaagtaaaaaaaaacaaagcgcAAATTGATACCTATCAACTAATCGGCatattttatcctttttttttatttcttgttttggtCTAACCCTTAAAATACTGCATTCACacagaaaatcataaaattcTCACTTCTATAAAGCTGTAACTAGAGAATATTTTGTATTGAACTGAAAAGCTGAATCAATTAAAGTTTCACATTGATTTTCTATACATAAATGATTCAACtcattgctcttttttttttttttttttttttttttttttaaagcatgtaACATGACACCTGTAAAACAAATAGTGTGCAGCTCTTGTATGATATATGTCCAGTAGGTGGCTTTAAATGCCACAAACTAGACTGAGCTACTCAGACTAAAGACTCAACTGTATCTCCTACCCAAGGTTATTTTAACATGAGTCACTAATGGACTGCATTTGGCCCTAGTTACAACAGTTTGATATGTAGTATATATTTTTGAATGTTATTAATCTCCATCACATATCACAGCATATAAGCAGGATGATGCAGCAAAGTTGTTGTCTCCCATTTTACTCACTTTCTCCCTACTTTTATCTgctgttatataaaatataactatgcaatagattaaattatataatttatattaatgcacCAATTGTCACAGATGTAAACTTGGACGTTTTGTCAAAGTCAAAACAAACTTGCTGCCAATGATGAGAGCAACACAATTTCCACCACTGTGCAAATTTCAAATGAAATCACGTGCAGTGCTCTTCTATAACATCCTCATCCACAACCGCAAATTTAAAGTGCATTACCACCACAAACCTAGCCTGCTATTTACACCTCATTTCCCAATGTTGTACgtaactttttttgtttgtttcctctCAAACAGGAACGAGAGACACAGAGCTGTTGGTTCAGTTGGGTTACTCAACTTTAAACTGCTCTCTCATAGGTGGAGTTCAAAACCATGTATggctgtatgtatgttttttttataacaattGATACTGTTAATAGGATCCTCTAGTGTGAGTATTTGAGTCATTGTGTAAAATTGTCTGAGAGAAGTGGGATGACAAAGTATGCGTAAGGAACAAAAAGTAAGTGTAGTGTGAAGGAAATTCAATTTATGATGTTTCAGTGCCAATTCTTTAAAAGCTGCCATTGCACGTTGCATTCTGAGTCGCTTGTTTCTCCAGTGGCATCACTGCCTGGCAAGATAAAGTGAGACATGTGACACGTGAGAGTGAATGGAGCTGCTTTCAATGAAGACCATTGTTGAGGTCAGCGTGAAAACAAGAGAGCTCTTATGGAGCAACAGACAACATGATCGGTCCGATTTCATGCATGTGGGAGGTAGAAGTGATGCTCCAGCAACATGAGCAGTTTTTCAATGGACAAACGGAGTCATGATCTAGTATCCATGAAATATTCATAATAGTCTTCAAATTCCCTTTGttagtgatatatatatatatatatatatatatatatatatatatatatatatatatatatatagcagaaCCCCAAACGCACATAAACTGGCTCTTTTTTGAAACAGTTTTTTGCAATTTCCTCAGGAAATTTCACCCAGCATTTTAAAGTGCCTATTTCTTCATACCTGCTCAGTTCTCTTAATGCATTGCATGCATAGTTTCAAAAGAAACTACTTGGAAAGGAATCTATGAAACACCTATTCATATTACTCTCTAGATAGCACTAGTGCTATTTGGCCTCTAAATCAAATTTGCTCAATCAGGTCAGCAGAGTTAAGTCAATAAAGAGACAATGGTAAGTTTCTTGGTAGGAATTTCCTACGTTTACATcggtaaaaataataatacaataataataataataaaattactactactactaataataataataatactaataataactttatttatatagcacctttaagTGCTTTGACAGACAAGCAAGGCAAAAGAGGTCAGTAACATAACAGACAGCCAGAAGATCACAAACGTTTCTCACAGCATATGTGTATGAGTatgtgtgtgcctttgtgtcAGAACAGGATTAACAAGGAAATAAAATTTAATCAGTGGGGTAAATCTGGCATGGAGCTTGTTGGTGGAAGCTTTCTTGTAAAGAAATAGGAACCATTACTTTTTCTTTCCCCAATTTAAAGACAATCATCTTAGCAGCAACTAACAAGAGAAACACAGGGTTAGGATCAACACATTCCTAAAAATTACATGCTGAGATTTGTGTGACATTATTTCGGAATTTGGAAGTCAAGAataactaaagctttaatagGAACTGAAACTCAAAAAGAGTTTCACATGTATTTTACTCtatttactttttctttgtGTACTATgtgtattattactattatttagtaataaataattattaattaccAGATTAATTGCTTCCTATGGGGGGCTTATGCTGCATCCAGTGGATGGTAGAAATGGAAAAGGAAAAGATTCCCAAAGTTAGttggatgaagaaaaaaaaaagaattagttTTATGAAGATTAAAAAACTGCATTGATAACATCATAGCCATTCAATTTGGGTTTAATTACATTGAATGTCAGTCTTTGGTATATGTGAGGCGTTCATTTTTCTTTGGTTTTCAGGCACAAATCGGCGCTCTCGTAATTATGACTTGGAAGTTGGCATGACTCAGAAACTCATTAACCGTCATATGACATGAAAGGCAGATTAATGTTATTTCAGTGcaattcttgaatgaggtgccATAGCTAAATGGACAGCTACTGTAGTCTAACTTTTGTGAATCCAGTTTTCTTGTTACTGTACTAACTTCTGTATCACAATAATTGAATGTGTTGTCCAATACTGTTTTCACAGTTCGACTTCCAATAAAGACTTAAAAGACCAACGCCTGTCGTCAACATAGCTGTGCACCTACACACATAATGAGTGCAGAAGAATCCCAATTGCCCTGCTGATACATACATAAGTGACTTTGCATGGAGCCTGTAGACTGTAGACATTGATGAGTGTGGTATTATTGCAGTCACTGTGTGTTAAACTAAACCTAGTTCTCTCAGTCATTGTAATAGGATTTAAACTCTTAAGCAGATCCTCGACTCGGACATTAGCAGCCAACCATCAGCGCCTGTCTGCTGACAGTTTTCTTTGGTGAAGAGAAGCCAACCTCTTCCTGTTGGAAACAGCAAGAATATGCAGTGATAGTCTGGTAGTGCTTAACCTCTTAATCCATGATACCACCGGGATAACAGACATGTTGCACATTTGCATGCTTGTGGTTTCTATGGTCGGTTTTACACAGCTAATAAATGACACGCCCAAAGCAGGGTTTTGTTTTCATACAGGTCTACATTTTTGCATTTGGTTAATAAATCACACTGTTGTTTTCTCTTCCTTGATGCCATTCCTTATGCTGAATTCTAACTAGAAAAAAGACATATTATTCTGCTGCAGCAAATAAGTCTACACTTAAAATGATCAGCTGCACTGTGTCCAAGGCTCCATTCCCCTGCATTACATCTGCTTTGTTTTTTctacagacagcacacacatgAGTCATTTCCCTCCTTTTTAACAAATTAGCAAAACAGAGCTCTCTTTATTTAGCACACATTTTTCCCAGTACTGCTCTAAACAATACTACTTAAAGCTTCTGCATGGACCAAACCATAGAGAGTTTCATACAAACTGTATTTTTCATTCATGAAACAACATCAGGGAAGTGACAAGACAGACAGCAGGTAGCAGAACATCAACATACAATATATTATTTCTGAGTTCAGTCTCCAGTCCAGGTTTTCTAATTCACAGGTGCCATGCTCTCTACAAGCCTGCTTGCAGTGCGCACACAGACGCTCATTATATTCTGGGCAAAAggaatttcattcattcatgatgGCAACATCAGACCAATATGCACTAGAAACCACATTTCCAACAAGCCCATACTGTAAAAAAGCAACTCTTTCTAAGGTAAACCcaacatgctgttttttttcattttgtcattCCATAATAAACTGTTTGATGTTGGATTTACCCAAAACCTTGGCAGACAGTTCTGCTTCTTTATATCACAGTAAAGTGCAACAACTGTCTTCTGCAGTGCACTTTTCTTCCTTTAATCAAAGTTTAAGGACCACACCAAAGGTAGCAGCTAAAGGTAGCAGCTTAATCCTGCAGCGTTGGCTCCACAGGCCAAACTGTGTTGAAGAAATGCACAAAAACAGTCAGCAGTTAATATCAAACACTGGCAGTTCATTGGTGTGTTTTAGGTCCTCCGttactattttaaaataaagataaaggcCCTAAAGAGTATTGTCTCTGAGTCCTCAGATTCATTCAGTGCTGCCATAGTGGTTCCCATTGAAAGGGTTTTCCTGTAAACTGGTGTGTGAGGCTTCTACTTCCTGTGACACCACTGGGTCCACCGGCTGTTCAAAGAAATTGGACACACAGAACACCTACAGAAAAACAAGCAACACAATTAAAGCACATTTACTGTTACTGCTATTATTATAATTGTACTATGAAGATTGATAACGTCATTAAATTAGACCAGACTTATATATTCTTTAATTTGTTTCTGCATAAAAtgccttatttattttttacatttacctGTTTAATACATTGTTAATTCATCACTCTAATGATTTAGTAATTTTATGTCTTCAACCTCAACTAGTGGGTCAGTCATTAAAAACTCAACTCAACCCAACCAAACTTTGTTTTTGAACTCTAATGGAGACCCCAAACATACTCATCTTGAATAGTTATAATATAGCTTCAATAAATAGTTGGAACATGCCGATAACAAAATGTATAGTATATAATACTGTTAGACAGCATGTTAAAGGATgatttttctaaacttaagGGGAGACACCCCAGGCAAAACCatcatttttcaattttgagtttttgggtcttctttcagactattgggaaaaaaaagcatccaaaatacacatttaggtgtttATTTGACAACACTTTCTGTATTTGCACCTGcaaatttctcctaaattcagctaaagttagcattagataatgcctcatttgcatattttaacattacatttcagaaaactgCATGTTCAAGGCTTTAACTTTTAACCTAACTTTTTCAGTTGCATattgtgacaataaaaaaaaaaaacattatgccTTGTTTTGCCATTATCCTAATAGAACTTTAGACGAAACTTACTGTGAGAGTAGCCACTAAACCTCCCTGCAGGAGGCCAGTGAGCACATCACTCCAGTGATGTTTGTAGTCAGACACTCGAGAGAGACCCACATACACAGCAGTGGCAATTAGGAAGAATTGGATGCTGGGACGCAGAAGCCTCGACCATTCTGACCTCAGTCTGGCTTGAATGTACAGCTACAGGAGAAAAGGAAATCATCAAATATTAGAAACAAAAAAGTCTTGGGGTCACACCTAGACATTCAGTTTCTATTGTCCAAGCCAATATTTACAGTACGGTTGTTGGCAGCTAATGCATTTGCTGAAAAGACTTAGGAAGTTTATAATTCGTAAACTCTTTTGACAATGACATAAATTAAATAAGAGTCATTTTTAGGGTAAATTTGAATGGTATATAGACAGTAAAGTATATAAAGCAAAGCTATTTATTACAATTAACattgtttttcatcatttaTAGCAATAAAATGTAAGCCACATTTGGGCTTTAGTTTTTGAAGTAGAAAATATGTACTTACTACAAGGAACAGCATGCAGTACATAGAGAAGGATGAATGACCAGAGTAGAAGGACAGTCTGCAAAAGATAAACAAAAGAGATACTTAACACAGGTCTATCATAATCCAActcttaaatgtaattttagtGGCCGGTGAGCatagttggtagagcgggcgcacatacgcagaggtttattcctcgacgcagaaggtccagggttcgagtccgatctgtggtggtttgatgtgatgtccccctctctctctcccttttcataaCTCAGTCATCAGAGTAATTGTGGAAAGTTTATGATTTGGAGTTTTAAGGACTTTTGCCTGAAGATGGTCTAGTACCGAAACATTGCCTACTATTAAACTTAATATtcttttgcaagttagacagtgtgcgggaGTTTCTTTGCTACTTTTGACCTGCTTGTCCCCCTCTGACGAATCTGTCTCACGTTGtagatgtgcaaagtatttttctgtaccAACTGAGTTTTAGGGAGTAAAAGTCAGGATATATCTGGGATATATGGGAAAGTAATGCAAATAACTGGGCACTCTTAGATGATCAGGCTCAGTGAGACTCTACTATCACATAATAGTACTAAATGTTATCATTTAGTCAAACAAAATTGTATATTTGGTGACGTTTTTCAGAAGATGCTCTTGTGGGTTTAATTTAATCCATGTTCAGGACAATTACCTGGCCTCATCTACC
It encodes the following:
- the LOC120560335 gene encoding ATP synthase subunit alpha, mitochondrial-like, whose product is MLTVRVAAALARTLPRRAGFVSKAVPAACVGVNHLHTHRPWLQKIGTAEVSSILEEKILGADTSADLEETGRVLSIGDGIARVYGLRNVQAEEMVEFSSGLKGMSLNLEPDNVGVVVFGNDKLIKEGDIVKRTGAIVDVPVGEELLGRVVDALGNAIDGKGPLGSSIRRRVGLKAPGIIPRISVREPMQTGIKAVDSLVPIGRGQRELIIGDRQTGKTAIAIDTIINQKRFNEGTDEKKKLYCIYVAIGQKRSTVAQLVKRLTDADAMKYTIVVSATASDAAPLQYLAPYSGCSMGEYFRDNGKHALIIYDDLSKQAVAYRQMSLLLRRPPGREAYPGDVFYLHSRLLERAAKMNDNFGGGSLTALPVIETQAGDVSAYIPTNVISITDGQIFLETELFYKGIRPAINVGLSVSRVGSAAQTKAMKQVAGTMKLELAQYREVAAFAQFGSDLDAATQQLLNRGVRLTELLKQGQYCPMAIEEQVTVIYAGVRGHLDKMEPSKITKFEKAFLQHVLSQHQDLLAAIRAEGHISEASDAKLKQIVLSFLSSFE